In the genome of Palaemon carinicauda isolate YSFRI2023 chromosome 15, ASM3689809v2, whole genome shotgun sequence, one region contains:
- the LOC137654129 gene encoding C-type lectin domain family 4 member F-like, with product MAWCCGDEDLHREAEKFLDLMDREEMERLHPVVYDGANYVAGETKEHAQLEEASQKDLSEELDGAEEGTKLFDDFFARIHQETETTNDLQRICEEVHDAEEEEIELSKDNIAISALNADLDRANKKIKGLMANLQKAESQNDELREELLAKTFVQVGEIEVCNNIGNLALIDDLERANKNIESLFVSLEKDEARNDQIRDELFAKAYVEKELENAHEEIRILEKRLERVTGDLETANEKLLEKRDLEEYVESADNEIRTLGSTGQCQG from the coding sequence ATGGCATGGTGCTGTGGAGACGAGGATTTacatagagaagcagaaaaattcttggatttgatggatcgggaggaaatggagagactgcacCCAGTAGTCTACGATGGCGCAAATTATGTTGCTGGAgaaactaaggaacacgcacaattggaggaagcatctcaaaaggatctaagtgaggaGTTGGACGGTGCCGAAGAGGGAACTAAGTTATTTGATGATTTCTTTGCTAGAATACACCAAGAAACGGAAAcgaccaatgacttacaacgcatctgtgaagaggtgcatgacgcagaggaagaagaaattgagttatctaaggacAACATAGCCATATCAGCTTTAAATGCAGATTTAGATAGAGCCAATAAGAAAATTAAGGGTCTTATGGCAAATCTACAGAAAGCTGAAagtcaaaacgatgaacttcgagaggagcttttGGCCAAGACATTTGttcaggtaggagaaattgaggtatgtaataatatcggtaacttagctttaattgatgatttaGAGAGAGCCAATAAGAATATTGAGTCGCTttttgtaagtctagaaaaagatgaagctcgaaacgatcaaattcgtgatgagcttttcgccaaggcatatgtagaaaaggaattagaaaatgcccatgaggagattcggatactcgagaagaggCTGGAAAGAGTAACAGGAGATCTCGAGACAGCCAACGAGAAACTTCTGGAAAAGAGAGACTTGGAGGAATACGTTGAAAGTGCTGATAATGAGATCCGAACACTGGGCTCAACTGGACAGTgtcaaggctga